Proteins encoded by one window of Enterococcus saccharolyticus subsp. saccharolyticus:
- a CDS encoding ABC transporter permease, with translation MNMNEMNLLQQFFYYFQENGSYVFAQFLRHFLISIYGVLFAAIVGIPIGIMISRRKKLADWVIRIANIIQTIPALAMVSILMFGFGLGVNVVIVTVFLYSLLPIIKNTYTGMIQVDRNALDVGKGMGMTAWQRLYMIELPLSVSVIMAGIRNALVVAIGITAIGTFVGAGGLGDIIVRGTNATDGAAIILAGALPTAVMSIFTDWFLGLIERRLDPASRTSK, from the coding sequence ATGAATATGAACGAAATGAATCTACTGCAACAATTTTTCTATTACTTTCAAGAAAATGGCAGTTATGTCTTTGCTCAATTTTTGCGCCACTTCTTGATTTCCATTTATGGGGTACTCTTTGCTGCAATTGTAGGGATTCCAATTGGAATTATGATTTCTCGTCGAAAAAAATTAGCGGATTGGGTCATTCGAATTGCCAATATCATTCAAACGATTCCAGCGTTAGCGATGGTTTCGATTTTGATGTTTGGTTTTGGTTTAGGTGTGAACGTGGTCATTGTGACCGTCTTCTTGTACTCACTCTTACCAATTATCAAAAATACGTACACTGGGATGATTCAAGTCGATCGTAACGCCTTAGATGTCGGAAAAGGGATGGGTATGACGGCGTGGCAACGTTTGTACATGATTGAGTTACCTTTATCCGTTTCTGTCATTATGGCTGGTATTCGGAACGCGTTAGTTGTCGCCATCGGAATTACCGCTATCGGAACCTTCGTAGGTGCGGGTGGTCTTGGTGATATTATCGTTCGTGGGACAAACGCGACAGATGGGGCTGCGATTATCCTCGCCGGCGCCTTACCGACAGCCGTGATGTCGATTTTTACCGATTGGTTCTTAGGATTGATTGAACGACGCTTAGATCCAGCCAGTCGGACTAGTAAATAA
- a CDS encoding amino acid permease, whose translation MNALKRLLVGKPLKSAENDEQKLTRFAALALLSSDALSSIAYGTEQIVVVLITLSAAAIWYSLPIAAFVIILLISLTLSYRQIIHAYPHGGGAYVVSSENLGEKPGLIAGGSLLIDYMLTVAVSVSAGAEAITSAIPALYGHQVAISVIIVLLIMMMNLRGLRESATFLMVPVYTFIAVISLLIVIGLFKIVTGAAPLHATALPGTMVPGISIALLLRAFSSGSSSLTGVEAISNAVPFFKKPRAKNAAATLTLMAAILGFFFVGITFINYWYGIVPEKEVTVLSQVGQAVFGHGILFYVLQFATALILAVAANTGFSAFPILAYNLAKDKFMPHLYQDRGDRLGYSNGIITLAAGSIVLLFIFQGSTERLIPLYSIGVFIPFALSQTGMVIKWRKDGKGWLQKSIANIIGAFISYAIIAILFAYRLDDIWPFFIIMPILLFIFYKIHDHYKKVAEQLRLEEDVKLHTYEGNTVIVLVGNVTRVNIGALNYARSIGDYVVAMHVSLDEDVKKEKEIEAEFKEKFPDVRFSVVHSSYRSIENPVIRYVDIVSKKARQHNYTTTVIIPQFVPKRRWQNILHNQTSLRLRFRLSWREHIIVSTYSYHLKK comes from the coding sequence GTGAATGCTTTAAAACGTTTGTTGGTAGGCAAACCGTTAAAATCTGCAGAAAATGATGAGCAGAAATTAACCCGTTTTGCAGCCTTAGCATTGTTGTCATCAGATGCGTTGTCATCTATTGCGTATGGGACAGAACAGATTGTTGTTGTGTTGATTACGTTATCTGCGGCAGCAATTTGGTATTCGTTACCGATTGCAGCATTTGTCATTATTTTATTGATTTCATTAACATTATCGTATCGTCAAATTATTCATGCATATCCTCATGGTGGTGGGGCGTATGTCGTAAGTAGCGAAAATTTAGGGGAAAAACCCGGTTTAATTGCTGGGGGTTCATTATTAATTGATTACATGTTAACCGTAGCTGTTTCTGTTTCGGCCGGAGCAGAAGCGATTACCTCAGCAATTCCGGCTTTGTATGGGCATCAAGTAGCGATTTCAGTCATCATTGTCTTATTAATTATGATGATGAATTTACGAGGATTACGTGAATCAGCAACTTTCTTAATGGTGCCGGTATATACGTTTATTGCGGTGATTAGTTTATTAATTGTCATTGGCTTGTTTAAGATTGTTACAGGAGCTGCACCTTTACATGCGACTGCGTTACCAGGAACGATGGTACCGGGAATTTCAATTGCTTTATTACTACGAGCATTTTCTTCAGGTTCTTCTTCTTTAACCGGGGTGGAAGCGATTAGTAATGCGGTGCCATTCTTTAAAAAACCACGAGCTAAAAATGCGGCAGCAACATTAACCTTAATGGCAGCTATTTTAGGTTTCTTCTTTGTGGGGATTACCTTTATTAACTATTGGTACGGGATTGTTCCTGAAAAAGAAGTAACGGTTCTTTCTCAAGTCGGTCAAGCAGTGTTTGGGCACGGCATTTTATTTTATGTCTTGCAATTTGCGACTGCTTTGATTTTAGCGGTTGCTGCTAATACCGGGTTTTCAGCCTTTCCAATTTTAGCGTATAACCTAGCAAAAGATAAATTTATGCCTCATTTATACCAAGACCGTGGTGACCGTTTGGGGTATTCGAATGGGATTATCACGTTAGCGGCTGGCTCAATTGTCTTATTGTTTATTTTCCAAGGATCAACGGAACGTTTGATTCCACTGTATTCGATTGGTGTTTTTATTCCTTTTGCGTTATCGCAAACAGGGATGGTTATCAAATGGCGGAAAGATGGCAAAGGCTGGTTACAAAAGTCTATTGCAAATATTATTGGTGCATTCATATCTTACGCCATAATTGCGATTTTATTTGCGTATCGCTTAGATGATATTTGGCCATTCTTTATTATCATGCCAATCTTATTATTTATTTTCTATAAGATTCACGATCATTACAAAAAAGTAGCCGAACAATTACGTTTGGAAGAAGACGTGAAACTGCATACGTACGAGGGCAATACGGTCATTGTACTTGTAGGGAATGTGACCCGCGTCAATATTGGGGCATTAAACTATGCACGCTCTATTGGTGATTATGTTGTAGCGATGCATGTATCTTTAGATGAAGATGTGAAGAAAGAAAAAGAAATCGAAGCAGAGTTTAAAGAAAAATTTCCGGACGTGCGTTTTTCTGTTGTACATTCGTCGTATCGTTCGATTGAAAATCCAGTTATTCGGTACGTTGATATTGTAAGTAAAAAAGCGCGACAACATAATTATACAACTACGGTCATTATTCCCCAGTTTGTACCAAAACGTCGTTGGCAAAATATCTTGCATAACCAAACGAGTTTACGTCTGCGTTTCCGTTTATCATGGCGTGAACACATTATTGTCAGCACCTATAGTTATCATTTGAAGAAATAA
- a CDS encoding YhgE/Pip domain-containing protein, whose product MNHIKQFPQHLKNTWALYKLDWKRLASNPITIFLVIALMALPSLYAWFNIKALWDPYGNTNEIPIAVYSDDEGSKLQDKDIEIGDQVIETLHDNDQLGWRFVNSKEELTEGVKSGKYFAGIYIPKNFSKDLLSFTSGEIKKPEINYYFNEKINAIAPKITAKGASSLQEQITENFIRTASETLLKALNEIGYNVESNLVSINKIKNLILEVDENADKIDGYTKDVLEFQAKFPELKEKLGKADEFVAHIPEIDAMGEKLVAMNEKMPQIEKQAKVILTLQEKIPEIENAGRQIAMIDEDFDNISATLTEGIGEAKQGLQIIQDVQALLPKVQQLSDDASFFADKTIEAASKLDDNLDGITQAVQTNFEMITGLATTVNNWANTLGTIVTNAEDLTPEERAAIKQTLTDIATSLEQQQQIVTDLINWLSQLQSQLDGDFSGPIARLTQVRDLMSSAQKTAANLAANVGTISKDEIQQFLQQLESLSGNLAALSNDVNVGEISQSVRALLENKLIPGLTNAQDLLADANKIDLDGLLSSTAQTVTNAIDMLEKYEKEMPALGKEIHDANIMLNGHMDDIVNGINKGVDLYQNDLPELTVKLNKAADFVVNDWPGLKNEVTTTLNTVHDKLPTVESALDMAAGLIENEWPSLKQGLHKAATAIHKGEEIADLGEIIKLLKSDAKAESDFFTTPVELKTTTMYPIENNGSASTPFYTALCLWVGALLLSSVAGTGFHLDEKDKKRFSKREMFVARMMTFLTFAIGQALIVTLGNYYALGVDVREPVYSVLFGLIVALAFMMMIYVFVGLFGNVGKGIGIILLVLSISGGGGNYPIQVSGPFFQFIHPLLPFTYAVNLLRESAGGIYWANATTNLWVLGSIFVVFGILGTVLCPFMEKPMARIEELAHKSHFFH is encoded by the coding sequence GTGAATCATATCAAACAATTCCCCCAACATTTGAAAAATACTTGGGCATTATACAAACTGGATTGGAAACGATTGGCAAGCAATCCGATTACAATCTTTCTAGTCATTGCATTGATGGCGTTACCGTCGTTATATGCATGGTTTAATATTAAGGCACTATGGGATCCTTATGGGAATACCAACGAAATACCAATCGCCGTTTATAGTGATGATGAAGGATCAAAACTACAAGACAAAGACATTGAAATCGGCGATCAAGTGATTGAAACGCTCCATGACAACGATCAACTGGGGTGGCGCTTTGTGAATTCCAAAGAAGAATTGACAGAAGGCGTCAAATCAGGGAAATATTTTGCGGGAATTTACATTCCTAAAAACTTTTCCAAGGATTTGTTGAGTTTTACATCTGGTGAAATTAAGAAACCAGAAATCAATTATTATTTCAATGAAAAAATTAATGCGATTGCTCCCAAAATTACCGCCAAAGGAGCAAGCAGTCTCCAAGAACAAATTACAGAAAATTTTATCCGAACAGCTAGCGAAACGTTGCTGAAAGCTTTGAATGAAATCGGCTATAATGTGGAATCAAATCTAGTGTCGATTAATAAGATTAAAAACTTGATTTTAGAAGTTGACGAAAATGCTGATAAAATTGATGGTTACACTAAAGATGTACTTGAATTTCAAGCGAAATTCCCAGAATTAAAAGAAAAACTTGGTAAAGCTGATGAGTTTGTCGCACACATTCCTGAAATCGATGCAATGGGTGAAAAACTGGTAGCGATGAACGAAAAGATGCCACAAATTGAAAAACAGGCAAAAGTAATTTTAACGTTGCAAGAAAAAATTCCGGAAATTGAAAATGCAGGTCGTCAAATTGCAATGATTGATGAGGATTTTGATAATATTTCTGCTACCTTAACAGAAGGTATCGGAGAAGCAAAACAAGGATTACAAATCATTCAAGATGTACAAGCACTCTTACCAAAAGTGCAGCAATTAAGTGATGATGCAAGCTTTTTTGCGGATAAAACAATTGAAGCAGCTTCTAAATTAGATGATAATCTAGATGGAATTACTCAAGCTGTGCAAACCAACTTTGAGATGATCACTGGTTTGGCAACCACGGTTAATAATTGGGCAAATACATTAGGTACGATTGTCACTAACGCAGAAGACTTAACACCCGAAGAACGTGCTGCAATAAAACAAACATTAACGGATATTGCAACGAGTTTAGAACAACAGCAACAAATCGTGACAGATTTAATCAATTGGTTAAGTCAATTACAATCACAATTAGACGGTGATTTTAGTGGTCCAATTGCGCGATTAACGCAAGTTCGTGACTTAATGTCTTCTGCACAAAAGACAGCTGCTAATTTAGCAGCAAATGTCGGTACAATCAGTAAAGACGAAATTCAACAATTTTTACAACAACTAGAAAGTTTATCTGGGAATTTAGCTGCGTTAAGTAATGATGTGAACGTCGGCGAAATTAGCCAAAGCGTGCGAGCATTATTGGAAAATAAATTGATTCCAGGACTAACCAATGCGCAAGATTTATTAGCCGATGCAAATAAAATTGATTTAGATGGGTTATTAAGTTCTACTGCTCAAACTGTGACCAATGCGATTGACATGCTAGAAAAATATGAAAAAGAAATGCCTGCATTAGGCAAAGAAATTCACGATGCGAATATCATGTTAAATGGTCATATGGATGACATTGTTAATGGGATTAACAAAGGGGTTGACTTGTATCAAAATGACCTACCTGAATTAACGGTTAAATTAAATAAAGCCGCTGATTTTGTAGTCAATGATTGGCCCGGTTTAAAAAATGAAGTGACTACCACATTAAATACGGTACATGATAAATTACCAACAGTGGAGTCAGCCTTAGATATGGCAGCGGGCTTAATTGAAAACGAATGGCCGTCATTGAAACAAGGGCTGCATAAAGCTGCGACAGCTATTCATAAAGGCGAAGAAATTGCGGATTTAGGTGAGATTATCAAATTACTAAAAAGTGATGCCAAAGCCGAAAGTGATTTCTTCACAACTCCTGTAGAATTAAAAACAACTACGATGTACCCAATTGAAAACAATGGTTCTGCTAGTACCCCATTCTATACCGCTTTGTGTCTATGGGTAGGTGCATTGTTGCTATCAAGTGTGGCAGGAACTGGTTTCCATTTAGATGAAAAAGACAAAAAACGTTTCAGCAAACGTGAAATGTTTGTGGCGCGTATGATGACTTTCTTAACCTTTGCGATTGGTCAAGCACTAATTGTGACACTAGGAAACTATTATGCGTTAGGAGTCGATGTGCGAGAACCTGTGTATAGTGTGTTATTTGGCTTGATTGTGGCGCTCGCCTTTATGATGATGATTTATGTCTTTGTGGGACTCTTTGGCAATGTCGGCAAAGGGATTGGGATTATTTTATTAGTCCTATCCATTTCTGGTGGGGGAGGAAACTACCCAATTCAAGTTTCTGGCCCGTTCTTCCAATTTATTCATCCATTGTTGCCATTTACGTATGCCGTGAATCTGCTTCGTGAATCGGCTGGTGGAATTTATTGGGCAAATGCTACGACCAATTTATGGGTATTAGGTAGTATCTTTGTGGTCTTCGGTATTCTAGGAACTGTGCTTTGTCCATTTATGGAAAAACCAATGGCGCGTATTGAAGAATTGGCGCATAAGAGTCACTTTTTCCATTAA
- a CDS encoding ABC transporter ATP-binding protein has translation MAILTFENVSLIRQQQPLLNNINWQIQEGENWAILGLNGAGKTLLLQLITGSLWPSAGKLTVLDQVFGQTSIPELSKRIGWVSTALQYRLNVNDTAERIVLSGKFASIGIYQAFTEEDLERAKEILISLDAKSLIGKNYHFLSQGERQIVLIARALMADPELLILDEPCNGLDLFAREELLIKIDHLVRQPEAPSLLFVTHHTEEILPFISHVMMLKNGEIFAKGQRQEILTPDLLPKFYDKPVTSYQLTEQRQMILPVNHLS, from the coding sequence ATGGCAATTTTAACATTCGAAAATGTTTCACTTATCAGACAGCAACAACCACTCTTAAACAACATTAATTGGCAAATCCAAGAAGGTGAAAACTGGGCAATTTTAGGATTGAACGGTGCTGGAAAAACCTTGTTACTCCAGCTAATTACCGGTAGTCTTTGGCCTTCTGCAGGTAAATTAACGGTGCTGGATCAAGTATTTGGTCAAACCTCGATTCCTGAACTTTCAAAACGCATTGGTTGGGTCAGCACAGCGTTACAATATCGTTTGAATGTCAATGATACTGCCGAACGAATTGTATTATCTGGAAAATTTGCTAGTATTGGAATCTATCAAGCCTTTACCGAAGAAGATTTAGAGAGAGCCAAAGAAATTCTGATTTCATTGGATGCCAAAAGTTTAATTGGTAAAAATTATCATTTTCTTTCGCAAGGCGAGCGTCAAATCGTCTTGATTGCGCGTGCTTTGATGGCAGATCCTGAATTATTAATTTTAGATGAACCATGTAATGGTCTTGATTTATTTGCTCGCGAAGAGTTATTAATTAAAATCGACCATTTAGTACGACAACCAGAAGCGCCAAGTTTGTTATTTGTTACGCATCATACCGAAGAAATTTTGCCTTTCATCAGTCACGTGATGATGCTTAAAAACGGTGAAATCTTTGCGAAAGGACAACGTCAGGAGATTTTAACTCCCGACTTGTTGCCAAAATTTTATGATAAACCTGTCACTAGTTATCAATTAACAGAACAACGCCAAATGATCTTACCTGTAAATCATTTGAGTTAG
- a CDS encoding chorismate mutase — protein MTAQNLEELRHEIDALDTQLVQLLAKRQACVMQAARFKKDTQGVKDHARVEAVIQKVREKAITYEVNPDLVEHLYREMIGSFITMELAEFSEQKDT, from the coding sequence ATGACTGCTCAAAATTTAGAAGAATTACGGCACGAAATTGATGCTCTCGATACGCAACTCGTTCAACTGCTTGCCAAGCGACAAGCATGTGTCATGCAAGCTGCTCGTTTCAAAAAAGATACGCAAGGAGTAAAAGACCATGCCCGTGTCGAAGCGGTCATTCAAAAAGTCCGCGAAAAAGCCATCACATATGAGGTAAATCCAGATTTAGTCGAACACCTTTATCGTGAAATGATTGGTTCCTTCATTACGATGGAATTAGCTGAATTTAGTGAACAAAAAGACACCTAA
- the proC gene encoding pyrroline-5-carboxylate reductase, with translation MVSTRRYICVQSSIRTNIKKIAEHYHIQPLLDEKALFVAAEVIILAVQPKILLQVLPTIRDYIQDNQVLVSVAAGVSLEEIEAGIGKHKIARAMPNTPVTIGEGMSSISVNHQFTDEDRQTVVQIFESFGRAKILPEQQIDAVIGVSGSSPAYVYLFIEALVDGAVAEGMSRKDAYEFAAQAVLGAAKMVLETGKHPAELKDAVCSPGGTTIAAVASLEKDGFRAAVMNAVQAAIQKNRE, from the coding sequence ATTGTATCAACCAGAAGATATATATGTGTACAATCATCGATACGAACCAACATTAAAAAAATAGCAGAACACTATCACATTCAACCCCTTTTGGATGAAAAAGCTTTATTTGTTGCTGCAGAAGTGATTATTTTAGCCGTCCAACCAAAAATCTTGTTACAGGTATTGCCGACAATCCGTGACTATATTCAAGACAATCAGGTTTTAGTTTCGGTCGCAGCTGGGGTGTCACTTGAAGAAATTGAAGCAGGGATAGGCAAACATAAAATTGCTCGGGCAATGCCAAACACACCAGTTACCATTGGTGAAGGGATGTCTTCTATTTCGGTGAATCATCAATTTACTGATGAGGATCGTCAAACGGTCGTCCAAATCTTTGAAAGCTTTGGTCGGGCAAAAATTCTTCCCGAACAACAAATTGATGCGGTTATCGGAGTGAGTGGTTCGTCACCAGCGTATGTCTATTTGTTTATCGAAGCTTTGGTAGATGGTGCAGTTGCAGAAGGGATGAGTCGCAAAGATGCGTATGAGTTTGCGGCACAAGCGGTGTTAGGCGCTGCTAAAATGGTGTTAGAGACAGGCAAACACCCTGCTGAATTAAAAGATGCTGTCTGCTCGCCAGGAGGAACCACGATTGCTGCTGTGGCGTCTTTAGAAAAAGATGGTTTTCGAGCAGCTGTGATGAATGCCGTACAAGCAGCTATTCAAAAAAATCGAGAATAA
- a CDS encoding pyrroline-5-carboxylate reductase family protein yields the protein MSKIGFYGAGHMAESMIHGLIESGLYQPEDIYVYNHRYEPTLKK from the coding sequence ATGAGTAAAATTGGTTTTTATGGCGCAGGTCATATGGCAGAGTCAATGATCCATGGTTTGATTGAATCAGGATTGTATCAACCAGAAGATATATATGTGTACAATCATCGATACGAACCAACATTAAAAAAATAG
- a CDS encoding type II toxin-antitoxin system PemK/MazF family toxin: MVKRGEIYFADLSPVIGSEQGGLRPVLVIQNDLGNHFSPTVIIAAITAKMAKPKLPTHIGITAAGTGLGRDSVILMEQIRTIDKSRLKEKICRLQNDVMQSVDIALKISVGLNITIDEKGLVHKK, from the coding sequence ATGGTCAAACGTGGTGAAATCTACTTTGCTGACTTATCCCCCGTGATAGGTTCAGAACAAGGTGGTTTACGTCCGGTTTTAGTGATTCAAAATGATTTAGGGAATCATTTTAGTCCCACTGTGATTATTGCAGCGATAACCGCCAAGATGGCAAAACCCAAGTTACCAACACATATTGGGATTACAGCAGCGGGAACTGGTTTAGGTCGCGATTCTGTTATTTTAATGGAACAAATACGCACGATTGATAAATCACGATTAAAAGAAAAAATTTGTCGTCTACAAAACGATGTCATGCAGTCTGTTGATATTGCACTGAAAATCAGTGTCGGTTTAAACATTACAATAGACGAGAAGGGTTTAGTACATAAAAAATAA
- a CDS encoding IS110 family transposase yields MFYLGIDIGKRTHVASVMNDEGKVLLKGFSFVNSLDGTHALLERLTSFSDSTEDFLVGMEATGHYWLALFSFLDEQQFLVYVINPIQTDGWRKGTEIRKRKNDSIDSVLIADLIRYGSFNETALADETMFSLRQLTRYRSYLVGTAGDFKRKVIAILDQIFPEYEKVFSKVGIFGKASKAVLSEFSSPDEFNQVSAETLAETLRVASRSRVGQSKAEALKTAAAHSFGVRFAQDAFVFQLRSMIDQLSFLEEQIKRTEEEIAQLMASLHSVIETVPGIGTVLGATILGEIGDIQKFSTPKKLVAYAGIDASVSKSGEYEATHNVMSKRGSPYLRKALFQAALIASRCDPVFKAFYDKKRAEGKHHLTAIGAVSRKLCYIIHAILTKNEPYEIRQ; encoded by the coding sequence ATGTTTTATCTAGGTATTGATATTGGCAAACGAACACACGTCGCTTCCGTCATGAATGACGAAGGAAAAGTCCTACTTAAAGGTTTCTCTTTTGTGAATTCTTTGGACGGTACTCACGCTCTTTTAGAACGACTTACTTCTTTCTCTGATTCCACAGAGGACTTTCTTGTTGGTATGGAAGCCACCGGTCACTATTGGTTAGCCCTTTTCTCATTTCTTGATGAACAACAGTTTCTTGTTTACGTCATCAATCCCATTCAAACAGATGGCTGGAGAAAAGGAACTGAAATTCGTAAACGAAAAAATGATAGTATCGACTCAGTATTAATTGCTGACTTAATTCGCTACGGTTCATTCAACGAAACAGCTTTAGCGGACGAAACCATGTTCTCCTTACGTCAATTGACTCGTTATCGTTCATATCTTGTTGGCACAGCTGGCGACTTTAAACGAAAAGTCATTGCCATACTAGACCAAATCTTTCCTGAGTACGAAAAGGTGTTTTCAAAAGTTGGCATTTTTGGCAAAGCCTCCAAAGCCGTCCTATCTGAGTTTTCGTCTCCTGATGAATTCAATCAAGTTTCTGCCGAAACATTAGCTGAAACACTCCGTGTAGCGAGTCGAAGTCGTGTTGGACAAAGCAAGGCAGAGGCACTGAAAACAGCCGCCGCTCATTCTTTTGGTGTTCGTTTTGCTCAAGATGCCTTTGTTTTTCAATTACGTTCTATGATTGATCAACTCAGCTTTTTAGAAGAACAAATTAAACGAACAGAAGAAGAAATTGCACAATTAATGGCTTCTCTTCATTCGGTCATAGAAACCGTTCCTGGTATTGGAACTGTCCTTGGTGCGACGATTTTAGGTGAAATTGGCGATATTCAGAAATTTTCTACGCCTAAAAAATTAGTAGCCTACGCAGGAATCGATGCGTCTGTCTCAAAATCTGGTGAATATGAAGCCACTCACAACGTGATGAGTAAACGTGGCTCTCCCTACTTAAGAAAAGCACTGTTTCAAGCGGCACTCATTGCGTCCAGATGTGATCCAGTTTTCAAAGCCTTTTATGATAAGAAACGAGCAGAAGGAAAACACCATCTTACAGCGATTGGCGCTGTTTCAAGAAAGCTATGCTATATTATTCATGCCATTCTAACAAAGAATGAACCGTATGAAATTCGTCAGTAG
- the alr gene encoding alanine racemase → MAISYHRPTKIIVDLQAIKQNLKNELAHNQGKDVFVAVKANGYGHGAVPVSKAALESGVTGLCVATIDEAIELRESGIDAPILCLGIVAISVLPLALTYDITIPVATLDWLYAADEALKTATKPLNIHIAVDTGMGRIGFVHPEDVQTAALFLDSVETMTWEGIFTHFSTADQEEDMYWQKQNQRFQEVLTQLPRLPRYVHVSNSATSIWHDDLGNMVRFGIAMYGLNPSGTALVESYPLYPALSLVSELVQVKQVPQGEGIGYGKTYETSEEEWIGTVPIGYADGYIRKMQGFHVLVEGQVCEIVGRVCMDQLMIRLPKEVAIGTRVTLIGKDCGNEITLQEVAEHVGTIHYEVSCLFSERIPREYI, encoded by the coding sequence ATGGCAATTTCTTATCATCGCCCAACCAAAATAATCGTCGATTTACAAGCAATCAAACAAAATCTTAAAAATGAATTGGCACACAATCAAGGAAAAGATGTTTTTGTGGCTGTGAAAGCTAATGGTTATGGACATGGTGCCGTTCCTGTTTCTAAAGCAGCTCTTGAAAGTGGTGTCACTGGTTTATGCGTGGCGACGATTGATGAAGCAATTGAATTACGAGAAAGTGGAATCGATGCGCCTATTCTTTGTTTGGGAATTGTTGCTATTTCGGTGTTACCACTAGCGCTCACATATGATATTACTATCCCAGTAGCCACTCTTGATTGGCTATATGCAGCGGATGAAGCATTAAAAACGGCAACAAAACCGCTAAATATACATATTGCAGTTGATACAGGAATGGGTAGAATAGGTTTTGTTCATCCAGAAGATGTTCAAACAGCCGCGTTATTTTTGGATAGCGTAGAGACCATGACCTGGGAAGGGATTTTTACGCATTTTTCAACTGCTGACCAAGAAGAAGATATGTACTGGCAAAAACAAAACCAACGTTTTCAAGAAGTTTTAACGCAATTGCCACGTTTACCACGCTATGTACATGTCAGTAATAGTGCCACTTCTATCTGGCATGACGATTTAGGAAATATGGTTCGCTTTGGCATTGCAATGTATGGGTTAAATCCTTCGGGAACAGCCTTAGTTGAAAGTTACCCATTATATCCTGCGCTTTCGTTGGTCTCAGAGCTTGTTCAAGTTAAACAAGTACCCCAAGGAGAAGGGATTGGTTATGGTAAAACGTATGAAACCAGTGAGGAAGAATGGATTGGCACCGTGCCGATTGGTTATGCCGATGGTTATATACGTAAAATGCAAGGATTTCACGTTTTAGTGGAAGGGCAAGTGTGTGAAATTGTTGGTCGTGTGTGTATGGATCAATTAATGATTCGTTTACCAAAAGAAGTCGCAATTGGCACACGTGTAACCTTGATTGGGAAAGATTGTGGAAACGAAATTACTTTACAAGAGGTAGCAGAGCATGTAGGTACTATTCATTATGAAGTGAGTTGTTTATTTTCTGAGCGCATTCCACGAGAATATATATAA
- the acpS gene encoding holo-ACP synthase: protein MIQGIGIDAVDLARIKKIIQEKPKFIARILTPNEQLLFDALPPKRQVEFLGGRYACKEAFSKAWGTGIGKVTFHDLEILANEFGAPVMTKSPFKEGHVFVSITHTEELAFAQIILEK, encoded by the coding sequence ATGATTCAAGGTATCGGGATTGATGCGGTTGATTTAGCACGTATCAAAAAAATCATCCAAGAGAAACCAAAATTTATCGCACGAATATTAACACCCAACGAGCAACTGTTATTTGATGCGTTACCTCCAAAACGACAAGTCGAATTTTTAGGCGGACGTTATGCTTGTAAAGAAGCATTTTCAAAAGCATGGGGTACGGGAATTGGCAAAGTAACGTTCCACGATTTGGAAATTTTAGCCAACGAATTTGGTGCACCCGTTATGACAAAATCACCTTTTAAAGAAGGGCATGTTTTTGTTAGTATTACGCATACCGAGGAACTCGCATTTGCGCAAATTATTTTAGAGAAGTAG